One stretch of Rosistilla oblonga DNA includes these proteins:
- a CDS encoding sigma-70 family RNA polymerase sigma factor, which yields MSQSTTQFLLDRAREGDADAFGELLEQYRSYLWILAHRYLDDRLRQRIDPADLVQITFMEAQRDLPAFRGQEPAAFVVWIRNILRNNLASAVARHVITQKRSVAHEVRLANDSSRGPGLAGQLAGSTTSPSQQIMRAETSQALLDALDQLPEMQAAAIKLRYMEGLNMKEISEAVGKTEMAVGGLLKRGLKRLREILLDESQ from the coding sequence TTGTCCCAATCCACCACTCAATTTCTGCTCGATCGGGCCCGCGAAGGGGACGCCGACGCCTTTGGCGAGCTGCTGGAACAGTATCGCAGCTATCTGTGGATTTTGGCTCACCGCTATCTCGACGATCGGTTGCGGCAACGGATCGATCCGGCCGATCTGGTTCAGATCACGTTCATGGAAGCCCAACGCGATCTGCCTGCGTTTCGCGGCCAGGAACCGGCGGCGTTTGTCGTTTGGATCCGCAACATCCTGCGGAACAACCTCGCCTCTGCGGTCGCTCGGCACGTGATCACTCAAAAGCGCTCGGTCGCTCACGAAGTTCGGCTGGCCAACGATTCATCGCGCGGTCCGGGACTGGCGGGACAATTGGCGGGCAGCACGACCAGCCCCAGCCAACAGATCATGCGGGCGGAGACTTCGCAGGCGCTGTTGGACGCGCTGGATCAATTGCCCGAGATGCAGGCGGCGGCGATCAAGCTGCGGTACATGGAGGGGCTGAACATGAAAGAGATCAGCGAAGCGGTCGGGAAGACGGAGATGGCTGTTGGCGGGCTGTTGAAGCGGGGGCTGAAGCGGCTGCGGGAAATTCTGTTGGACGAGAGCCAATAG